The nucleotide sequence cgccatcttgtccttCCGCTTGGGCCGTGGCTTGTTAGTGCCAGTAACAGCAGcaggtccgccatcttgtcctacctcttgggccgcggcctgttagtgccagtaacatcatgtccgccatcttgtccttCTGATTGGGCCGCGGCCTGTTAGTGCCAGTAACAGcaggtccgccatcttgtcctcccgcttgggcggcctgttagtgccagtaacagcatcaggtccgccatcttgtcctccCGCTTGGGATATGCCCTGTTAGTGCCAGTAACAGCAGcaggtccgccatcttgtcctccCGCTTGGGCCGCGGCCTGTTAGTGCCAGTAACAGcaggtccgccatcttgtcctccCGCTTGGGTCATGGCCTGTTAGTGCCAGTAACAGcaggtccgccatcttgtcctccCGCTTGGGCCGCGGCCTGTTAGTGCCAGTAACAGTAGcaggtccgccatcttgtcctccCGCTTGGGCCGCGGCCTGTTAGTACCAGTAACAGCAGcaggtccgccatcttgtcctTCCGCTTGGGCCGCGGCCTGTTAGTGCCAGTAACATcaggtccgccatcttgtcctTCTGATTGGGCCGCGGCCTGTTAGTGCCAGTAACAGTAGcaggtccgccatcttgtcctccCGCTTGGGCCGCGGCCTGTTAGTACCAGTAACATcatgtccgccatcttgtccttCCGCTTGGGCCGTGGCTTGTTAGTGCCAGTAACAGCAGcaggtccgccatcttgtcctacctcttgggccgcggcctgttagtgccagtaacatcatgtccgccatcttgtccttCCGCTTGGGCCGTGGCTTGTTAGTGCCAGTAACAGCAGcaggtccgccatcttgtcctacctcttgggccgcggcctgttagtgccagtaacatcatgtccgccatcttgtccttCTGATTGGGCCGCGGCCTGTTAGTGCCAGTAACATcatgtccgccatcttgtccttCTGATTGGGCCGCGGCCTGTTAGTACCAGTAACAGCAGCAGGTCTGCCATCTTGTCCTCCCGCTTGGGCCGCGACCTGTTAGTGCCAGTAACAGcaggtccgccatcttgtcctccCGCTTGGGCCGCGACCTGTTAGTACCAGTAACAGCAGcaggtccgccatcttgtcctccCGCTTGGGCCGCGACCTGTTAGTACCAGTAACAGCAGcaggtccgccatcttgtcctccCGCTTGGGCCGCGGCCTGTTAGTGCCAGTAACAGcaggtccgccatcttgtcctccCGCTTGGGCCGCGACCTGTTAGTGCCAGTAACAGTAGcaggtccgccatcttgtcctccCGCTTGGGCCGCGACCTGTTAGTACCAGTAACAGCAGcaggtccgccatcttgtcctccCGCTTGGGCCGTGGCTTGTTAGTGCCAGTAACATcaggtccgccatcttgtcctccCGCTTGGGCCGCGGCCTGTTAGTGCCAGTAACATcaggtccgccatcttgtcctTCTGATTGGGCCGCGGCCTGTTAGTGCCAGTAACAGTAGcaggtccgccatcttgtcctccCGCTTGGGCCGTGGCCTGTTAGTGCCAGTAACAGTAGcaggtccgccatcttgtcctccCGCTTGGGCCGTGGCCTGTTAGTGCCAGTAACAGTAGcaggtccgccatcttgtcctccCGCTTGGGCCGCGACCTGTTAGTACCAGTAACAGCAGcaggtccgccatcttgtcctccCGCTTGGGCCGCGACCTGTTAGTGCCAGTAACAGTAGcaggtccgccatcttgtcctccCGCTTGGGCCGCGACCTGTTAGTGCCAGTAACAGTAGcaggtccgccatcttgtcctccCGCTTGGGCCGTGGCTTGTTAGTACCAGTAACAGTAGcaggtccgccatcttgtcctccCGCTTGGGCCGCGACCTGTTAGTACCAGTAACAGCAGCAGGTCCGCCATCTTGCCTTCATTGTGTTCTTGTGTGTTGCAGTTCTCGTGACTACATGGCTTCCGTCAGCCTTTGGACTTACCATAGATATTTCGCCCCGCTCTCCTCGCCCTGGCCAGAATGTTCTTCTTAATGTTTCGGATATTCCTCAGTCCTTCCTCTTGGTAGAATGGTACAAGGGACAGAGCCCAAGCGCCAGCGATCAGATCATCAGCATCCAAGTGAATGGCTCCCCAGTCAGCCGAAATCTATTGGGGTTCCATGAGGTCGACCTGTTCTCTAATGGCTCGTTACAGATCCGAAATCTCCAGAACCTCCACAAGGGCTTCTACACAGTGAGCGTCCAGATGAGGGAGGGGCTGCTACAGGCCAAAGCCGACCTGATCCTAGATGGTGAGTGTGCAGGACCCAATATGGCGCTGACCGCACCGGCCGACCATTGTAGTATGTAAGTGGAGGATCAGATCTACGGGCAGAGCAACAACAGATTGTATATGGCGGCATATGGAGCCCAGGCGGGTGAATAGGAGGTTCAGCGTGTGCCCCCTTATGTGGGTGGTGGAGGAGGACCATCGGGAGAGACCAAAGCAGgcggtgagggggggggggggagtctgtgTAATGGGGATGTTGTAAtcgcccatgatgatggtgggggtgtctgagcAGGTGGTGAAGTGGCCGATGAAGGCggcggtaggtcccggcggtcggtATATGgcggcagtggcataactaggaatgacggggccccccctgaccgacaacgaagacctcgaccgaccccctcctatgcattcctgcgcgctctaatataccccatagtggcccctgcacacagtataatgtcccatagtggtccctgctcacagtattatgtcccatagtggcccctgcacacagtattatgtcccatagtggcccctgcacacagtattatgtcccatagtggcccctgcacacagtattatcccccatagtggcccctgcacacagtattatcccccatagtggcccctgcacacagtattatgtcccctatagtgacccctgcacacagtattatgccccatagtggtccctgcacacagtattatgccccatagtggcccctgcacacagtattatgtcccatagtggcccctgcacacagtattatcccccatagtggcccctgcacacagtattatatcccatagtggcccctgcacacagtattatgtcccatagtggcccctgcacacagtattatatcccatagtggcccctgcacacagtgttatgtcccatagtggcccctgcacacagtgttatgtcccatagtggcccctgcacacagtgttatgtcccatagtggcccctgcacacagtgttatgtcccatagtggcccctgcacacagtgttatgccccatagtgacccctgcacacagtattatcccccatagtggcccctgcacacagtattatcccccatagtggcccctgcacacagtattatcccccatagtggcccctgcacacagtattatatcccatagtggcccctgcacacagtattatgtcccatagtggcccctgcacacagtgttatatcccatagtggcccctgcacacagtgttatgtcccatagtggcccctgcacacagtgttatgtcccatagtggcccctgcacacagtgttatgtcccatagtggcccctgcacacagtattatgccccatagtgacccctgcacacagtattatcccccatagtggcccctgcacacagtattatcccccatagtggcccctgcacacagtattatgtcccatagtggcccctgcacacagtattatcccccatagtggcccctgcacacagtattatcccccatagtggcccctgtacacagtattgtggcccctgcacacagtattataccccatagtgccccctgcacacagtattatcccccatagtagcccctgcacacagtattatcccccatagtggcccctgcacacagtattatcccccatagtggcccctgcacacagtattatgccccatagtggcccctgcacacagtattatccctcatagtggcccctgcacacagtattatccctcatagtggcccctgcacacagtattatgtcccatagtggcccctgcacacagtattatgtcccatagtggcccctgcacacagtattatgtcccatagtgacccctgcacacagtattatgccccatagtgacccctgcacacagtattatcccccatagtggcccctgcacacagtattatcccccatagtggcccctgcacacagtattatatcccataatggcccctgcacacagtattatgtcccatagtggcccctgcacacagtattatcccccatagtggcccctgcacacagtattatcccccatagtggcccctgtacacagtattgtggcccctgcacacagtattataccccatagtgccccctgcacacagtattatcccccatagtagcccctgctcacagtattatgtcccatagtgacccctgcacacagtattatgtcccatagtggcccctgctcacagtattatgtcccatagtggcccctgtacacagtattatgtcccctatagtgacccctgcacacagtattgtaccccatagtggcccctgcacacagtattatcccccatagtggcccctgtacacagtattgtggcccctgcacacagtattataccccatagtgccccctgcacacagtattatcccccatagtagcccctgctcacagtattatgtcccatagtggcccctgtacacagtattatgtcccctatagtgacccctgcacacagtattatgtcccatagtggcccctgctcacagtattatgtcccatagtgacccctgcacacagtattatgtcccctatagtgacccctgcacacagtattgtaccccatagtggcccctgcacacagtattatgtcccctatagtgacccctgcacacagtattatccaccatagtgacccctgcacacagtattataccccatagtggcccctgcacacagtattatgtcccctatagtgacccctgcacacagtattataccccatagtggcccctgcacacagtattgtaccccatagtggcccct is from Leptodactylus fuscus isolate aLepFus1 unplaced genomic scaffold, aLepFus1.hap2 HAP2_SCAFFOLD_727, whole genome shotgun sequence and encodes:
- the LOC142188746 gene encoding cell adhesion molecule CEACAM19-like, whose amino-acid sequence is MRVSVLSVLVTTWLPSAFGLTIDISPRSPRPGQNVLLNVSDIPQSFLLVEWYKGQSPSASDQIISIQVNGSPVSRNLLGFHEVDLFSNGSLQIRNLQNLHKGFYTVSVQMREGLLQAKADLILDDSTSGLSAGAIAGICVGVIAAVALIGVSVYVYIRKNSSGAGH